One segment of Triticum aestivum cultivar Chinese Spring chromosome 2A, IWGSC CS RefSeq v2.1, whole genome shotgun sequence DNA contains the following:
- the LOC123190019 gene encoding subtilisin-like protease SBT1.3 — MDPRGARWTAPSLCMALVLLQASISACAGAPKTYIVQMAASEKPSSFDFHHEWYASTVKSVSSAQVEAEEEDGAYARIVYNYETAFHGFAARLDEDEAERMAEAAGVLAVLPETVLQLHTTRSPDFLGIGPEVSNRIWAAGLADHDVVVGVLDTGIWPESPSFSDKGLGPVPAKWKGLCQTGRGFTTADCNRKIIGARIFYNGYEASSGPINETTELKSPRDQDGHGTHTAATAAGSPVPDAGLFGYARGVARGMAPRARVAAYKVCWTGGCFSSDILAAVDRAVSDGVDVLSISLGGGASPYYRDSLSIASFGAMQMGVFIACSAGNAGPDPISLTNLSPWITTVGASTMDRDFPATVTLGNGANITGVSLYKGRKNLSPRQQYPVVYMGGNSSVPNPRSMCLEGTLEPNAVAGKIVICDRGISPRVQKGQVVKEAGGIGMILANTAANGEELVADSHLLPAVAVGESEGVAAKKYTRTAPKPTATLSFAGTKLGIRPSPVVAAFSSRGPNYLTLEILKPDLIAPGVNILAAWSGDASPSSLASDRRRVGFNILSGTSMSCPHVAGVAALLKASHPDWSPAQIKSALMTTAYVHDNTYRVLKDAATGDASTPFEHGAGHIHPVRALNPGLVYDIGQNEYLEFLCTQNLTTTQLKGFTKNSNMTCKGSFSSPGDLNYPAISAVFTDQPATPLTVRRTVTNVGPPSSTYHVKVTKFKGADVVVEPSTLHFSSANQKLAYKVTVRTKAAQKTPEYGALSWSDGVHVVRSPLVLTWLPPM; from the coding sequence ATGGATCCTCGCGGCGCGAGATGGACGGCTCCGTCGCTGTGCATGGCGCTCGTGCTTCTCCAAGCGAGCATTTCTGCCTGCGCGGGAGCCCCCAAGACTTACATTGTTCAGATGGCCGCGTCGGAGAAGCCCAGCTCGTTCGATTTTCACCACGAGTGGTACGCCTCCACGGTCAAGTCCGTGAGCTCTGCGCAGGTTGAAGCTGAGGAGGAAGATGGTGCTTATGCGAGGATCGTCTACAACTACGAGACGGCCTTCCATGGCTTCGCGGCGCGGCTCGACGAGGACGAGGCCGAGCGGATGGCCGAGGCGGCCGGCGTGCTGGCCGTGCTCCCGGAGACGGTCCTGCAGCTGCACACCACCAGGAGCCCCGACTTCCTGGGCATCGGCCCGGAGGTCAGCAACAGAATCTGGGCCGCCGGCCTCGCCGACCACGACGTCGTCGTCGGCGTGCTCGACACCGGCATATGGCCCGAGAGCCCCAGCTTCAGCGACAAGGGGCTCGGCCCCGTGCCGGCCAAGTGGAAAGGCCTGTGCCAGACCGGCCGCGGCTTCACCACGGCCGACTGCAACCGCAAGATCATCGGCGCGCGCATCTTCTACAACGGCTACGAGGCCTCCTCGGGCCCCATCAACGAGACCACCGAGCTCAAGTCCCCGCGCGACCAGGACGGCCACGGCACgcacaccgccgccaccgccgcgggcTCGCCCGTGCCGGACGCCGGCCTCTTCGGCTACGCGCGCGGCGTCGCCCGCGGCATGGCGCCCCGCGCCCGCGTCGCCGCGTACAAGGTGTGCTGGACCGGCGGCTGCTTCAGCTCCGACATCCTCGCGGCCGTCGACCGCGCCGTGTCGGACGGCGTCGACGTGCTCTCCATCTCCCTCGGCGGCGGGGCCTCCCCCTACTACCGCGACAGCCTGTCAATCGCGTCGTTTGGGGCCATGCAGATGGGCGTGttcatcgcctgctccgccggcaACGCCGGCCCGGACCCGATAAGCCTGACGAACCTGTCGCCGTGGATCACCACGGTGGGCGCGAGCACCATGGACCGTGACTTCCCGGCGACGGTGACGCTCGGCAACGGCGCCAACATCACCGGCGTCTCGCTTTACAAGGGCAGGAAGAACCTTTCGCCTCGGCAGCAGTATCCGGTGGTCTACATGGGCGGCAACTCGAGCGTCCCGAACCCCAGGTCCATGTGCCTCGAGGGGACACTGGAGCCCAACGCCGTCGCCGGAAAGATCGTGATATGCGACCGCGGCATCAGTCCTCGGGTGCAGAAGGGCCAGGTTGTCAAGGAAGCGGGAGGCATCGGCATGATCCTCGCCAACACCGCAGCAAACGGcgaggagctcgtcgccgacagCCACCTCCTGCCAGCCGTGGCCGTTGGGGAGTCCGAAGGCGTGGCGGCAAAGAAGTACACCAGGACCGCCCCAAAGCCGACGGCGACACTCAGCTTCGCCGGAACCAAGCTCGGGATCCGGCCGTcgccggtggtcgccgcgttctcCTCCCGGGGCCCAAACTACCTGACTCTGGAGATCCTCAAGCCGGACCTCATCGCGCCCGGCGTGAACATCCTGGCCGCATGGAGCGGCGACGCCAGCCCGTCGAGCCTGGCCAGTGACCGCCGCCGCGTCGGGTTCAACATCCTGTCGGGGACGTCCATGTCGTGCCcgcacgtcgccggcgtggccGCGCTGCTCAAGGCAAGCCACCCGGACTGGAGCCCAGCGCAGATCAAGTCGGCGCTGATGACCACCGCCTACGTCCACGACAACACCTACCGCGTGCTCAAGGACGCGGCGACCGGCGACGCGTCCACGCCGTTCGAGCACGGGGCCGGCCACATACACCCGGTGCGAGCGCTCAACCCGGGCCTGGTCTACGACATTGGGCAGAACGAGTACCTGGAGTTCCTCTGCACGCAGAACCTGACGACGACGCAGCTCAAGGGCTTCACCAAGAACTCCAACATGACATGCAAGGGCAGCTTCAGCTCGCCCGGCGACCTCAACTACCCGGCAATCTCCGCCGTCTTCACCGATCAGCCGGCCACCCCGCTGACGGTGCGCCGCACCGTGACGAACGTCGGTCCTCCGTCGTCGACGTACCATGTCAAGGTCACAAAGTTCAAAGGCGCGGACGTCGTCGTCGAGCCGAGCACCCTGCACTTCAGCAGCGCAAACCAGAAGCTCGCCTACAAGGTTACAGTGAGGACCAAGGCCGCTCAGAAGACACCCGAGTACGGTGCCCTGTCATGGAGCGACGGCGTTCACGTAGTCCGGAGCCCTCTGGTCCTCACATGGCTGCCGCCGATGTGA